One part of the Salmo salar chromosome ssa28, Ssal_v3.1, whole genome shotgun sequence genome encodes these proteins:
- the lcmt1 gene encoding leucine carboxyl methyltransferase 1 isoform X1 — protein sequence MAARQPFTDLDTADEAVRSTCDDATTCKRYATSKGYWTDPYVQYFVRSVGERKAPEINRGYYARVQGMNHLLDAFLRKTKCDCQIVNLGAGLDTTFWRLKDENLMPRKYFEVDFPMIAARKIHNIKTKPPLSKPLIETHSTDSLLLDGHSLDSDRYCIIGADLRDIPGLDDKLKKFHLNPELPTLFLSECVLVYMTPDQSSKLVNWASVTFHTAMFVNYEQVNMLDRFGQVMIENLQRRQCNLAGVEVCQSLESQKERFLKTGWENADALDMMTVYSVIPQDDVARIERLEFLDEKELLQQLLQHYSICWATKDKLKLGLSQVAF from the exons ATGGCTGCCCGACAACCCTTCACAGATTTAGACACTGCCGACGAAGCAGTGAGGTCGACTTGTGATGATGCAACGACATgcaaaag ATATGCAACCAGTAAAGGCTACTGGACGGACCCCTATGTCCAGTATTTTGTGAGGTCGGTAGGGGAACGAAAAGCTCCAGAAATTAACAGAG GTTACTATGCCCGCGTGCAGGGAATGAACCATCTCCTGGATGCCTTCCTCAGGAAAACAAAGTGTGACTGTCAGATAGTGAACCTGGGGGCAGGGCTGGACACCACTTTCTGGAGGCTAAAG GATGAAAACCTCATGCCTAGAAAATACTTTGAAGTTGACTTTCCAATGATTGCTGCCAGGAAAATACACAACATAAA GACAAAACCACCACTGTCAAAACCTCTCATTGAGACCCACTCCACAGACTCACTATTACTAG ATGGCCACAGCCTAGACTCAGACAGGTACTGCATCATCGGTGCTGACCTCAGGGACATCCCAGGCCTAGATGACAAACTGAAGAAGTTCCACCTCAACCCAGA GTTGCCTACGTTgttcctgtcagagtgtgtgctgGTCTACATGACTCCAGATCAGTCATCCAAGCTGGTGAACTGGGCCTCAGTCACCTTCCACACAGCCATGTTCGTCAACTATGAGCAG gtgAACATGCTGGATCGTTTTGGCCAGGTGATGATTGAGAATCTGCAGCGTCGTCAGTGTAATCTGGCAGGAGTGGAGGTGTGTCAGTCACTGGAATCGCAG AAAGAGCGCTTCCTAAAGACGGGCTGGGAGAATGCAGATGCTCTGGACATGATGACTGTGTACAGTGTTATACCTCAGGATGACGTGGCAAG AATAGAGCGTCTGGAATTTCTGGATGAGAAGGAACTTCTGCAGCAGCTCCTCCAACATTACAGTATCTGCTGGGCCACCAAGGACAAGCTCAAGCTAG GACTCTCACAAGTTGCTTTCTGA